The following proteins are encoded in a genomic region of Vicugna pacos chromosome 16, VicPac4, whole genome shotgun sequence:
- the SP2 gene encoding transcription factor Sp2 isoform X2 — protein MSDPQTSMAATAAVSPSDYLQPAASTTQDSQPSPLALLAATCSKIGPPAVEAAVTPPAPPQPTPRKLVPIKPAPLPLSPGKNSFGILSSKGNILQIQGSQLSASYPGGQLVFAIQNPTMINKGSRANASIQYQAVPQIQASSSQTIQVQPNLTNQIQIIPGTNQAIITPSPSSHKPVPIKPAPVQKSSTTTTPVQSGANVVKLTGGGGNVTLTLPVNNLVNTSDTGAPTQLLAESPPAPLSKTNKKARKKSLPASQPPVAVAEQVETVLIETTADNIIQAGNNLLIVQSPGGGQPAVVQQVQVVPPKAEQQQVVQIPQQALRVVQAASATLPTVPQKPSQNFQIQAAEPSPTQVYIRTPSGEVQTVLVQDSPPATAATTSTTTCSSPASRAAHLSGTGKKHSAAILRKERPLPKIAPAGSIISLNAAQLAAAAQAMQTININGVQVQGVPVTITNTGGQQQLTVQNVSGNNLTISGLSPTQIQLQMEQALAGEAQPGEKRRRMACTCPNCKDGDKRSGEQGKKKHVCHIPDCGKTFRKTSLLRAHVRLHTGERPFVCNWFFCGKRFTRSDELQRHARTHTGDKRFECAQCQKRFMRSDHLTKHYKTHLVTKNL, from the exons ATCCACAGACCAGCATGGCTGCCACTGCCGCTGTCAGTCCCAGTGACTACCTTCAGCCTGCCGCCTCTACCACCCAG GACTCCCAGCCATCTCCCTTAGCCCTGCTTGCCGCAACATGTAGCAAAATTGGCCCTCCAGCTGTTGAAGCTGCAGTGACGCCTCCTGCTCCCCCCCAGCCCACACCACGGAAGCTCGTCCCTATTAAACCCGCCCCTCTCCCTCTCAGTCCCGGCAAGAATAGCTTTGGAATCTTGTCCTCCAAAGGAAACATACTTCAGATTCAGGGGTCACAACTGAGTGCGTCCTATCCCGGGGGGCAGCTGGTGTTCGCTATCCAGAATCCCACCATGATCAACAAGGGGTCCCGAGCGAATGCCAGCATCCAGTACCAGGCGGTCCCTCAGATTCAGGCCAGCAGTTCCCAGACCATCCAGGTACAGCCCAATCTCACCAACCAGATCCAGATCATCCCTGGCACCAACCAAGCCATCATCACCCCCTCACCATCCAGTCACAAGCCTGTCCCCATCAAGCCAGCCCCTGTCCAGAAGTCAAGTACGACCACCACCCCTGTGCAGAGCGGGGCCAATGTGGTAAAGCTGACAGGTGGGGGTGGCAACGTGACACTTACTCTGCCTGTCAACAACCTCGTGAACACCAGCGACACCGGGGCCCCCACTCAGCTCCTTGCGGAGAGCCCCCCTGCCCCACTGTCCAAGACTAACAAGAAAGCCAGGAAGAAGAGtcttcctgcctcccagccccctgtggctgtggctgagcaggtggagacgGTGCTGATCGAGACCACTGCGGACAACATCATCCAGGCAGGAAACAACCTGCTCATCGTTCAGAGCCCTGGTGGGGGCCAGCCAGCCGTGGTCCAGCAGGTCCAGGTGGTGCCCCCCAAGGCCGAGCAGCAGCAGGTGGTGCAGATCCCCCAGCAGGCCCTGCGGGTGGTGCAGGCGGCGTCCGCCACGCTCCCCACCGTCCCCCAGAAGCCCTCCCAGAACTTTCAGATCCAGGCTGCCGAGCCGTCGCCTACTCAG GTCTACATCCGTACGCCTTCAGGTGAGGTACAAACGGTCCTTGTCCAGGACAGCCCCCCAGCGACAGCTGCAACCACCTCTACCACCACGTGTAGCAGCCCTGCGTCCCGTGCTGCCCATCTGAGTGGGACCGGCAAAAAGCACTCGGCTGCGATTCTCCGGAAAGAGCGTCCCCTGCCAAAGATTGCACCTGCTGGGAGCATCATCAGCCTGAATGCAGCTCAGCTGGCAGCGGCGGCCCAGGCCATGCAGACCATCAACATCAATGGTGTCCAGGTGCAGGGCGTCCCTGTCACCATCACCAACACTGGCG ggCAGCAGCAGCTGACGGTACAGAATGTTTCTGGGAACAACCTGACCATCAGTGGGCTGAGCCCCACCCAGATCCAGCTGCAGATGGAACAGGCCCTGGCTGGAGAGGCCCAGCCCGGGGAGAAGCGGCGCCGCATGGCCTGCACATGTCCCAACTGCAAGGACGGGGACAAGAG GTCCGGAGAACAGGGCAAGAAGAAGCATGTGTGCCACATCCCCGACTGCGGCAAGACTTTCCGTAAGACGTCCCTGCTGCGGGCTCACGTGCGCCTGCACACCGGAGAGCGGCCCTTTGTCTGCAACTGGTTCTTCTGTGGGAAGAGGTTCACGCGGAGTGACGAACTCCAGCGGCACGCCCGCACCCACACAG GGGACAAACGCTTCGAGTGTGCCCAGTGTCAGAAGCGATTCATGAGGAGTGACCACCTCACCAAGCAttacaagacacacctggtcacGAAGAACTTGTAA
- the SP2 gene encoding transcription factor Sp2 isoform X1 produces MSADPQTSMAATAAVSPSDYLQPAASTTQDSQPSPLALLAATCSKIGPPAVEAAVTPPAPPQPTPRKLVPIKPAPLPLSPGKNSFGILSSKGNILQIQGSQLSASYPGGQLVFAIQNPTMINKGSRANASIQYQAVPQIQASSSQTIQVQPNLTNQIQIIPGTNQAIITPSPSSHKPVPIKPAPVQKSSTTTTPVQSGANVVKLTGGGGNVTLTLPVNNLVNTSDTGAPTQLLAESPPAPLSKTNKKARKKSLPASQPPVAVAEQVETVLIETTADNIIQAGNNLLIVQSPGGGQPAVVQQVQVVPPKAEQQQVVQIPQQALRVVQAASATLPTVPQKPSQNFQIQAAEPSPTQVYIRTPSGEVQTVLVQDSPPATAATTSTTTCSSPASRAAHLSGTGKKHSAAILRKERPLPKIAPAGSIISLNAAQLAAAAQAMQTININGVQVQGVPVTITNTGGQQQLTVQNVSGNNLTISGLSPTQIQLQMEQALAGEAQPGEKRRRMACTCPNCKDGDKRSGEQGKKKHVCHIPDCGKTFRKTSLLRAHVRLHTGERPFVCNWFFCGKRFTRSDELQRHARTHTGDKRFECAQCQKRFMRSDHLTKHYKTHLVTKNL; encoded by the exons CAGATCCACAGACCAGCATGGCTGCCACTGCCGCTGTCAGTCCCAGTGACTACCTTCAGCCTGCCGCCTCTACCACCCAG GACTCCCAGCCATCTCCCTTAGCCCTGCTTGCCGCAACATGTAGCAAAATTGGCCCTCCAGCTGTTGAAGCTGCAGTGACGCCTCCTGCTCCCCCCCAGCCCACACCACGGAAGCTCGTCCCTATTAAACCCGCCCCTCTCCCTCTCAGTCCCGGCAAGAATAGCTTTGGAATCTTGTCCTCCAAAGGAAACATACTTCAGATTCAGGGGTCACAACTGAGTGCGTCCTATCCCGGGGGGCAGCTGGTGTTCGCTATCCAGAATCCCACCATGATCAACAAGGGGTCCCGAGCGAATGCCAGCATCCAGTACCAGGCGGTCCCTCAGATTCAGGCCAGCAGTTCCCAGACCATCCAGGTACAGCCCAATCTCACCAACCAGATCCAGATCATCCCTGGCACCAACCAAGCCATCATCACCCCCTCACCATCCAGTCACAAGCCTGTCCCCATCAAGCCAGCCCCTGTCCAGAAGTCAAGTACGACCACCACCCCTGTGCAGAGCGGGGCCAATGTGGTAAAGCTGACAGGTGGGGGTGGCAACGTGACACTTACTCTGCCTGTCAACAACCTCGTGAACACCAGCGACACCGGGGCCCCCACTCAGCTCCTTGCGGAGAGCCCCCCTGCCCCACTGTCCAAGACTAACAAGAAAGCCAGGAAGAAGAGtcttcctgcctcccagccccctgtggctgtggctgagcaggtggagacgGTGCTGATCGAGACCACTGCGGACAACATCATCCAGGCAGGAAACAACCTGCTCATCGTTCAGAGCCCTGGTGGGGGCCAGCCAGCCGTGGTCCAGCAGGTCCAGGTGGTGCCCCCCAAGGCCGAGCAGCAGCAGGTGGTGCAGATCCCCCAGCAGGCCCTGCGGGTGGTGCAGGCGGCGTCCGCCACGCTCCCCACCGTCCCCCAGAAGCCCTCCCAGAACTTTCAGATCCAGGCTGCCGAGCCGTCGCCTACTCAG GTCTACATCCGTACGCCTTCAGGTGAGGTACAAACGGTCCTTGTCCAGGACAGCCCCCCAGCGACAGCTGCAACCACCTCTACCACCACGTGTAGCAGCCCTGCGTCCCGTGCTGCCCATCTGAGTGGGACCGGCAAAAAGCACTCGGCTGCGATTCTCCGGAAAGAGCGTCCCCTGCCAAAGATTGCACCTGCTGGGAGCATCATCAGCCTGAATGCAGCTCAGCTGGCAGCGGCGGCCCAGGCCATGCAGACCATCAACATCAATGGTGTCCAGGTGCAGGGCGTCCCTGTCACCATCACCAACACTGGCG ggCAGCAGCAGCTGACGGTACAGAATGTTTCTGGGAACAACCTGACCATCAGTGGGCTGAGCCCCACCCAGATCCAGCTGCAGATGGAACAGGCCCTGGCTGGAGAGGCCCAGCCCGGGGAGAAGCGGCGCCGCATGGCCTGCACATGTCCCAACTGCAAGGACGGGGACAAGAG GTCCGGAGAACAGGGCAAGAAGAAGCATGTGTGCCACATCCCCGACTGCGGCAAGACTTTCCGTAAGACGTCCCTGCTGCGGGCTCACGTGCGCCTGCACACCGGAGAGCGGCCCTTTGTCTGCAACTGGTTCTTCTGTGGGAAGAGGTTCACGCGGAGTGACGAACTCCAGCGGCACGCCCGCACCCACACAG GGGACAAACGCTTCGAGTGTGCCCAGTGTCAGAAGCGATTCATGAGGAGTGACCACCTCACCAAGCAttacaagacacacctggtcacGAAGAACTTGTAA